The following is a genomic window from Verrucomicrobiota bacterium.
CGAAAACGTGGCCAGCCTGCGGCATGAACTCTTGTCTGGCTTAAACCTAGGTGTTGATATTATTGCAATGACTGGCCCTATTCAAAAAAATTACCGCACAAGAAAACTGCGCCGTGATGCCTACCCCATGATTGGCCAAACGGCTTAGAAGACTTCCTACCCGGGGGGGGGTGTTCCCGTATCAAGATAGCAAAATGATAGTAACATGATAGTTGATAGTAACCTACTCATGGTAACACCTCACTGCCAAAACTGCCAGAACTGCCAGAACTGTCTCGCCTTCTAAACTTGTCATAACCTACGAAACCTACGAAACCTACGAAACCCTCAAAATGCAACTATTGATGACCTACCTCCTGTACGCGTCTCCTCAAAAAACGGGAAAGTATGCGAGAAGAGCCTTTTGAATGGGATACAAAATCGTAATGAGTGCTGTCGTATTCTTGATAAGGGCGATAAACCAAAATAATAAGAAGTATTAAGGAAGAGGTAAAAAATGGGATACAAAATGATAATGAATGCTCTGGACGTGGACTTCGCTGGCGTGGTGCTGCTGCACCCGTTCCTGCCGGTCTATTTCGAGCGGCTGGGGCTTTGGCAATCCGGCGGTTTCGCCGACTCCGCCGCGCACGAGCGCGCGGTGCATCTGGCCGCGCATCTGGCCACCGGCCGCGACCGGCACGACGAACCCGAACTGGCCCTGGCCAAGGTGCTGTGCGGCTGGCCGCTGGCCCGGCCGGTGGCGACGCCGAGGGGAACGGAGAAGCCATCTGAGGAGCGGCTCAAGGCATTGGCGGAGTTCCTGCGGGGCGGCGGCGGAGGAAGCAAATGAGGCGGCGCCGTCCGGGCCGGCAATATCCAGACCCCGGAAGTCCCCAATGTGCGCATGGAAACCCACAACATTCCGCTCAAGGTCCCCTGTGGCTGGTGGCGGGCTCCGGGATCCTGCTCCCTGGCCTGGGTATACCAGAGTTTTATCCATGAACTGGCAGAAGCCGCCGGAAGGGACCATGTCGATTTCCTCCTGGAACAATTTGGCCAGCCACGTTGGCTGGAACCCGGTCAGGCCCGCGCCTTTAACACGGAACGGGCCATCAACGTCACTAAACTGGCCGCTGAAAAAGGCGACTGGGGCAAACCCCTGAAAAAGGGCCGGGGACGGGGCATTTCCTTCTACTTCAGTCATCTGGGTTACTTTACCGAAGTGGCTGAAGTCACCGTCGACAGCTCCAACAAAGTCAAGGTCGACCGAGTCGTCGTAGCCTGTGATGTCGGCATGCTGCTCAACAAAAGCGGCGGGGAAAACCAGGTGGAAGGATCGGTTATCGATGCCATCAGTACCCTGGCCGGACAGGAAATCACTTTCGAAGAAGGCGCCGTCCGGGAATCCAACTTCGACGACTTCCCGCTCCTGCGCATGCCCTCCCAGCCCAGGATCGAGATTCATTGGCTTAGCACCGATTATTCCCCGACCGGACTGGGCGAACCCGCCTTCCCTCCCCTGACGGCGGCCGTCACCAACGCCATCCACCAGGCCACCGGTAAACGCATCCGCACCATGCCCATCTCGAAGGAAGGTTTCCAGATCGTGTAATTGGGAGTTCCCTAACAGCCTTTCCCCTTCAGCCCGTATGCCGGTACTGGGTGGGAGTCATTCCAAAATTCTTTTTAAATATGCGGGGCAGGTACTCCGGGTGACTGAATCCGGTCAGCTCCGCAATGGTTTCAAGAGTAAAGTCGGTGTCTTTTAAAAGCTGCTTTACATGATTCAATCGAAGCCTCTGGATCTCCTCCTTGGGCGTGCGGCCAAGCAGGTCCACAAAGCGGCGTTCCAGAGTGCTGCGCGATAGATGCACATGGTCCAGCACGTCCTGGACGTTAATGCCGGTGTCGATCTGGTTGCGCATAAAGTGAAGCGCCTTCGCCACTTGGGCATCCTGGATCGCCAAGCCCTCGGTGGACTGGCGGGAACAGATCCCGGTCGGGGGGAAAGCCAGGATCATTTCCTTTATGGGTTCACCTTTTATGAGACCGTGGAGCATCGCCGCCGCTTCGTAACCCATCTTCTCCGTATTATGAATGATGCTGGTCAGGGATGGATCCGCCAACTCACACTGTTCCTGGTCGTTGTCCACTCCGATGACTGCGATTTCATCGGGAACGGCCAATTCAAATTGACGGCAGGCATTCAAGACCTGCCTGCCCCGTATATCGTTGCATGCCAGCAGGGCGACAGGCTTGGGAAGGCTTTTCAGCCAATGCCCGATATCGTTTTCATCCATCATCGCCGAGGATTGGGCTGCGGCCAGCGTAGGTTCCATTTTCCCGGCTTTTGGCTGGTAGGTGTGGCAGGCAATCCCCTTCCGGGCGAGCAGGGAAACAAAGGCTTCCCGCCGTTGATCTGAAAACTGGGCACCCGGTAATCCGCAGTAAGCAAAATGCTTGAAACCACGGGCTTTGAAATGACCGAAAGCCATTTGGGCCAAACTGGTTTCATCGCTGGTAACCAGAGGCATGTCGGCGAGATCGCTCGACCAGTACAAGGCCACAACCGGGAGCTTCATCTGGCGTATACGCTGAATCACTTTCCGATTGTCCGTTCTCAGAATAACGCCATCCATGGAAGTCCGGTTCAGCCACTGAGGAATTTCATCACTGATATTTCGAATGGGCAAATGCGTCGACCAGCGCCGATGGGCTCGTATAAATTGGCCGATTCCCCGCAACAATCCCCGGCCATAGGAACCTGTGGACTCGATCAACAGCGCGATGTGAATGGGCTTCTCCATGGGAGCGGTTAACAAATGACCATTGAAAGCTTTCTTATTTCGGGACAAGATTAAATAACGGAAATGTTCAGTAGACTGCGGTAAAAGGTCATTGCCGCAAACGGCCCGGTTTTGCTATAGTTCGCTTATGACCAAGGAAAATCAACTGTTGTTTTGGATTTTTGCACTGACGTTTTCGTTCAATGTTCGGACGACTTACGCGAACGTGACATTGCCGTTTGGTGAACGGCCCAAGGGTCAAGAGATCCGGGATTGGGTCAACCAACTTCCCCGGGAAGGACGCAAGGAAGCGATAGCCGCGTTCCACGAGCGCTATGGCAAACCTTACTTGGAGCGAACCCGGAATCAGCCCGACTACGTGGCCCCTGGATTAAGCGATGCCGATACCAGGGAATTTGTTTTTAAAAAGACTCCACAACGGGACTTGAAAGTCTTCGTTGACTACCCGGCCGACTGGAAGGCGGGCGACAAACGACCGGCCATCATCCTTTGGCACGGAGGCGGTTTTACCCAAGGCAACGCCGGGCAATTCTACTTTCAGGCCAATTACTTCGCCGAACGGGGTGCCGTCTGCTTTCGGCCCGAATACCGTATCCGCGATGTCGATGGCACGCTACCGGTCTATGCCGTCGAAGATGGAATCAGCGCCGTTCGGTGGATCAAGGAACATGCCAAAGAGTTTGGAATAGACGCCAATCGTGTTGCGGTCGGAGGCGGATCAGCCGGTGGATGTATGGCTGCGGCGGTGGGCACTGTGGATACCAAAAAATTCGCTGAGCTTGGTTTTGTCGGAAAGGATGATAACCGGAACATGGATACCCGTGTATCGGCCATGCTGCTATACAATCCCTTCCTCGATTTCTTCGAAGCAACCCACCCCCGGCAGGTCGAAGAAGAATGCCTGTACCTTGGTAAAGACCCGGAGGAGTACCGCGAGGCCATGCATGCCATTTCGGCGATTGAAAACGTAAGCGCAGACTCACCTCCCAATATCATACTTTTTGGAACGCGGGACGCCTTTTATGTCTCGGACCTGCGTTGGGTCGTCAAATGCCGCGAAGTGGGTACGGTCTGCCGGGATTATGTTTATCACGGAGAAGTCCATAGCTGGTACAACAACTCGCCCCATTTGGAATATACAACCCACAATGTGAACGAATTCCTGATTGATATCGGATTCCTCGACCGTGATCCTGTGGTCGCACTGCCGAAAAAGCCAATCAGTGCCGGACGGTCCGAGATCCAGGATAGCAAGTATGACGGAAAAAAGGACTGGGAGGAGGTTCCCAAATACCAACGTTACCGCGAGGAGCATGGGATTAAACTGATACCTTTCAAACACTATGAAACTACCGAATCACAACCATCTCGATCTTTTCCCGAGGCGTTGAAGCGTTACGATAGAAATGGTGATGAGGCACTTCAAGCCGACGAAATCCCCGGCCGGGTCCGCGAGGAGATTCTTCGCGACATCGATAAGGACAAAAACCA
Proteins encoded in this region:
- a CDS encoding contractile injection system tape measure protein — translated: MNALDVDFAGVVLLHPFLPVYFERLGLWQSGGFADSAAHERAVHLAAHLATGRDRHDEPELALAKVLCGWPLARPVATPRGTEKPSEERLKALAEFLRGGGGGSK
- a CDS encoding XylR family transcriptional regulator — translated: MSRNKKAFNGHLLTAPMEKPIHIALLIESTGSYGRGLLRGIGQFIRAHRRWSTHLPIRNISDEIPQWLNRTSMDGVILRTDNRKVIQRIRQMKLPVVALYWSSDLADMPLVTSDETSLAQMAFGHFKARGFKHFAYCGLPGAQFSDQRREAFVSLLARKGIACHTYQPKAGKMEPTLAAAQSSAMMDENDIGHWLKSLPKPVALLACNDIRGRQVLNACRQFELAVPDEIAVIGVDNDQEQCELADPSLTSIIHNTEKMGYEAAAMLHGLIKGEPIKEMILAFPPTGICSRQSTEGLAIQDAQVAKALHFMRNQIDTGINVQDVLDHVHLSRSTLERRFVDLLGRTPKEEIQRLRLNHVKQLLKDTDFTLETIAELTGFSHPEYLPRIFKKNFGMTPTQYRHTG
- a CDS encoding alpha/beta hydrolase — translated: MTKENQLLFWIFALTFSFNVRTTYANVTLPFGERPKGQEIRDWVNQLPREGRKEAIAAFHERYGKPYLERTRNQPDYVAPGLSDADTREFVFKKTPQRDLKVFVDYPADWKAGDKRPAIILWHGGGFTQGNAGQFYFQANYFAERGAVCFRPEYRIRDVDGTLPVYAVEDGISAVRWIKEHAKEFGIDANRVAVGGGSAGGCMAAAVGTVDTKKFAELGFVGKDDNRNMDTRVSAMLLYNPFLDFFEATHPRQVEEECLYLGKDPEEYREAMHAISAIENVSADSPPNIILFGTRDAFYVSDLRWVVKCREVGTVCRDYVYHGEVHSWYNNSPHLEYTTHNVNEFLIDIGFLDRDPVVALPKKPISAGRSEIQDSKYDGKKDWEEVPKYQRYREEHGIKLIPFKHYETTESQPSRSFPEALKRYDRNGDEALQADEIPGRVREEILRDIDKDKNHIVEGSEIDAVMDRYFPGG
- a CDS encoding molybdopterin-dependent oxidoreductase, coding for METHNIPLKVPCGWWRAPGSCSLAWVYQSFIHELAEAAGRDHVDFLLEQFGQPRWLEPGQARAFNTERAINVTKLAAEKGDWGKPLKKGRGRGISFYFSHLGYFTEVAEVTVDSSNKVKVDRVVVACDVGMLLNKSGGENQVEGSVIDAISTLAGQEITFEEGAVRESNFDDFPLLRMPSQPRIEIHWLSTDYSPTGLGEPAFPPLTAAVTNAIHQATGKRIRTMPISKEGFQIV